One part of the Nostoc sp. PCC 7120 = FACHB-418 genome encodes these proteins:
- a CDS encoding PEP-CTERM sorting domain-containing protein (PEP-CTERM proteins occur, often in large numbers, in the proteomes of bacteria that also encode an exosortase, a predicted intramembrane cysteine proteinase. The presence of a PEP-CTERM domain at a protein's C-terminus predicts cleavage within the sorting domain, followed by covalent anchoring to some some component of the (usually Gram-negative) cell surface. Many PEP-CTERM proteins exhibit an unusual sequence composition that includes large numbers of potential glycosylation sites. Expression of one such protein has been shown restore the ability of a bacterium to form floc, a type of biofilm.) yields the protein MMYKSFLSKFGFVLAIAGAVLIPTTAKANVTGNTQTLIDWDQLATGWTAPTSGQVRTYSAGQGSVDLSFVLGNKTSFASFGGSGATPAISSTLNGSEGADNKSLHIQMDAQAIGLGQGANSVTMNTSFRGFSSPLNDVSFTLYDVDISTNNTWQDRIILKGFSGNQVVNPIFTPQLAQNNTIQIVDAYTIDGIRFDSNANNGNNGNVLVKFASAIDRFELVFTDGDDISISNPQAHGIGIGDITYTIGVTQSVPEPASILGLLVFGTFGLSSVVKRKQDNC from the coding sequence ATGATGTACAAGTCTTTTCTATCTAAATTCGGGTTTGTTCTAGCTATAGCCGGAGCAGTTTTAATACCTACAACAGCCAAGGCAAATGTTACTGGGAACACACAGACCTTAATAGATTGGGATCAGTTAGCAACAGGATGGACTGCACCAACATCAGGTCAAGTTCGCACCTATAGCGCAGGTCAAGGTAGCGTTGACCTAAGTTTTGTTCTGGGTAATAAAACGAGCTTTGCTAGTTTTGGCGGTTCTGGAGCCACTCCTGCCATTAGTAGTACTCTTAATGGTAGCGAAGGAGCAGACAATAAAAGTTTGCATATACAAATGGATGCACAAGCAATCGGTTTAGGTCAAGGAGCGAACTCGGTAACGATGAACACTAGTTTCCGAGGTTTTAGCAGTCCCTTGAACGATGTTTCCTTCACGCTATATGACGTTGACATTAGTACCAATAATACCTGGCAAGACAGAATAATTTTGAAAGGTTTTTCAGGTAATCAGGTAGTTAACCCTATTTTTACCCCACAATTAGCTCAAAACAATACCATTCAAATAGTTGATGCTTACACTATTGATGGTATTAGATTTGATTCTAATGCGAATAACGGAAATAACGGTAATGTGCTGGTGAAGTTTGCTAGCGCGATCGACCGCTTCGAGTTAGTCTTTACAGATGGTGATGATATAAGCATTAGTAATCCCCAGGCTCACGGTATTGGTATTGGTGATATTACATATACTATTGGTGTGACTCAAAGCGTTCCCGAACCTGCTTCGATATTAGGTCTTTTGGTATTTGGTACATTTGGTTTAAGTTCTGTTGTCAAGCGTAAACAAGACAACTGTTAA
- a CDS encoding DUF4870 domain-containing protein has translation MQATYDSDKRKLLSSLCHGAIFFSTAIFSIGVPIVINLISDDPVVKSNAKESMNFHFNVWFWATVIGVPLGVLSWLTFGIGGILFFPIIALGFAIHWGLTIWAIIHCLSQPDTAFRYPFIFRVF, from the coding sequence ATGCAAGCAACATACGATTCTGATAAACGCAAATTGCTATCATCTCTGTGTCATGGGGCGATTTTCTTTAGTACAGCAATCTTTTCAATTGGCGTGCCAATTGTTATTAACTTAATATCTGACGATCCAGTAGTTAAAAGCAACGCCAAGGAATCGATGAATTTTCACTTCAATGTTTGGTTCTGGGCTACTGTCATTGGAGTCCCATTAGGAGTTTTATCTTGGCTTACCTTTGGTATTGGCGGGATTTTATTCTTTCCTATAATAGCTTTAGGTTTTGCCATTCATTGGGGATTGACAATTTGGGCAATCATACACTGTCTAAGTCAACCTGATACAGCGTTCCGCTATCCATTTATTTTTAGAGTGTTTTAA
- the rdgB gene encoding RdgB/HAM1 family non-canonical purine NTP pyrophosphatase, giving the protein MTKILIVATSNAGKLREMQAYLANTDWELTLKPTELEVEETGDTFASNACLKASEVAKATGNWAIADDSGLQVDALNGLPGVYSARYGKTDGERISRLLKELGSEVNRQAQFVCVVAIASPDGAIALQAEGICRGEILHAPLGSGGFGYDPIFYVPEKQLTFAEMTPELKKSVSHRGKAFAALLPKMAAMLSSSAE; this is encoded by the coding sequence ATGACTAAAATCCTCATAGTAGCTACAAGTAATGCAGGTAAGCTGCGGGAAATGCAGGCTTACCTCGCCAACACCGATTGGGAATTAACTCTGAAGCCGACAGAATTAGAAGTGGAAGAGACAGGTGATACCTTTGCTTCTAATGCTTGTCTCAAAGCCTCAGAGGTTGCTAAAGCTACAGGGAACTGGGCGATCGCTGATGACTCTGGTTTACAAGTGGATGCCCTCAATGGTCTTCCGGGGGTGTATTCTGCTCGTTATGGTAAAACTGATGGGGAAAGAATTTCTCGGTTACTGAAGGAATTAGGTAGTGAAGTTAACCGACAAGCACAATTTGTCTGTGTAGTAGCGATCGCCTCTCCTGATGGAGCGATCGCCCTGCAAGCAGAAGGTATTTGTCGTGGCGAAATTCTCCATGCACCCCTTGGTAGCGGTGGTTTCGGATATGACCCAATTTTTTACGTTCCCGAAAAGCAATTAACCTTTGCGGAGATGACACCAGAACTGAAAAAATCTGTCAGTCATCGCGGTAAAGCTTTTGCGGCTTTACTTCCTAAAATGGCAGCTATGCTGAGTTCAAGTGCTGAATAA
- a CDS encoding phosphoglucomutase/phosphomannomutase family protein: MPVIASSIKFGTDGWRGVIGDEFTFERLALVAPVAAKVLYDTYYSTVGSRTIIVGYDRRFMAEDFARAVADAVTAVGFDVLLSEGYAPTPAFSWAAKQLNALGALVITASHNPGAYLGLKVKGYFGGSVSPEVTKDVEALLSTGVPPAATPGKLEKFDPWPSYTQGLEGKVDIAKIRKAIASGELTVFADVMHGAAATGLGRLLGERVQEINSDRDPLFGGGAPEPLPKYLSLLFETIRNHRETNPSSLSVGLVFDGDCDRIAAVDGNANFLSSQILIPILIDHLTQRRNFTGEIVKTVSGSDLIPKVAALHNLSIFETAVGYKYIADRMLAAPVLLGGEESGGIGYGSHIPERDALLSALYVLEAIVESGLDLGDYYRQLQEQTGFSSAYDRIDLPLASMDVRARLLQQLQSQPLTEIAGKAVIDCNTIDGYKYRLVDNSWLMIRFSGTEPVLRLYCEASTLKQVHQTLAWAKHWAE, encoded by the coding sequence ATGCCAGTTATAGCTAGCTCTATCAAATTTGGTACAGACGGCTGGCGGGGTGTGATTGGTGACGAGTTTACCTTTGAACGCCTAGCTTTAGTTGCGCCAGTTGCAGCAAAAGTATTATATGATACTTATTACTCGACAGTAGGCAGCCGAACAATTATAGTCGGTTACGATCGCCGATTTATGGCAGAAGATTTTGCCCGTGCTGTGGCCGATGCGGTCACTGCTGTCGGATTTGATGTTTTGCTCAGTGAAGGCTATGCGCCAACTCCTGCATTTAGTTGGGCTGCAAAACAACTCAATGCTTTGGGGGCGCTAGTTATTACAGCTAGTCATAATCCAGGAGCTTATTTAGGATTAAAAGTTAAAGGTTATTTTGGTGGTTCGGTATCGCCAGAAGTCACAAAAGATGTAGAAGCATTATTATCAACAGGAGTACCACCCGCCGCTACTCCTGGTAAGTTAGAAAAATTTGACCCTTGGCCTAGTTATACCCAGGGTTTAGAAGGCAAAGTTGATATTGCCAAAATTCGCAAAGCGATCGCCTCTGGTGAACTGACGGTGTTTGCTGATGTGATGCACGGCGCAGCAGCAACAGGCTTGGGGCGATTATTGGGCGAACGGGTACAGGAAATAAATAGCGATCGCGATCCTTTATTTGGTGGTGGCGCGCCGGAACCCTTGCCCAAATACCTTTCCCTGTTATTTGAGACTATCCGCAACCACCGAGAAACAAATCCATCTAGTTTATCTGTAGGGTTAGTTTTTGATGGTGACTGCGATCGCATCGCTGCTGTAGATGGAAATGCTAACTTTTTGAGTTCCCAAATTTTAATCCCCATCCTCATTGACCACTTGACTCAAAGACGCAACTTTACAGGGGAAATCGTCAAAACTGTGAGTGGTTCTGATTTAATTCCTAAGGTAGCCGCCCTACATAACTTATCAATATTTGAAACAGCCGTTGGTTATAAATATATTGCTGACAGAATGTTAGCTGCACCAGTGCTGTTAGGTGGTGAAGAATCGGGGGGAATTGGTTACGGTAGCCACATACCAGAACGGGACGCTTTACTATCAGCCTTGTATGTCTTAGAGGCGATCGTTGAATCTGGGTTAGATTTAGGAGATTATTATCGTCAGTTGCAAGAGCAAACAGGCTTTTCCTCTGCTTACGATCGCATCGATTTACCCTTAGCTAGCATGGACGTAAGAGCGCGTCTTTTACAACAACTACAAAGCCAACCCTTAACTGAAATTGCAGGTAAAGCAGTAATTGATTGCAACACCATCGACGGCTACAAATACCGCCTGGTAGATAATAGCTGGTTAATGATTCGCTTTAGTGGCACAGAACCAGTATTACGCCTTTACTGCGAAGCCTCTACCCTGAAACAAGTTCATCAAACTCTTGCTTGGGCAAAACACTGGGCAGAGTAA
- a CDS encoding ParM/StbA family protein, with product MTDQPSAATPMNAAAIPLNRVSASTPINAAPANNKPNNGSSKSILSVDLGRTSTKTCVGREPNNVVFVPANVKQMSIEQVRGGVFEARATDPLMDLWLEYQGKGYAVGQLAADFGANLGVGQSKVEDALIKVLASAGYFKLKDEISVVLGLPFLSLEQFEREKAQLTSQVTGPHVLNFRGESVSLNITKVWVMPEGYGSLLWSEAQPKKGGASPDFTKISTAIVDIGHQTIDLLMVDNFRFARGASKSEDFGMNKFYELVAAEIDGADSQSLALISAVNKPKGERFYRPKGASKPTNLDDSLPNLIEQFSREICSRVLAWLPERVTDVIITGGGGEFFWEDVQRLLKDAQISAHLAAPSRQANALGQYIYGEAQLSSNRAARA from the coding sequence ATGACAGACCAACCTTCCGCCGCTACTCCAATGAATGCTGCTGCCATCCCTTTAAACAGAGTGTCAGCATCTACCCCAATCAATGCCGCTCCAGCCAACAACAAGCCAAATAATGGTTCGAGCAAATCGATTCTCAGTGTTGACTTAGGCAGAACTTCCACAAAAACCTGTGTCGGACGCGAACCCAATAACGTTGTGTTCGTACCCGCCAACGTCAAGCAAATGTCAATAGAACAAGTACGCGGGGGCGTTTTTGAAGCCCGTGCTACTGACCCGTTAATGGATTTGTGGTTGGAATATCAAGGCAAAGGCTATGCCGTTGGTCAATTAGCAGCAGACTTTGGGGCTAATTTGGGAGTCGGTCAATCTAAAGTAGAAGATGCACTAATTAAGGTACTGGCTAGTGCTGGCTACTTCAAACTCAAAGATGAAATTTCTGTTGTACTTGGTCTACCTTTTCTCTCGTTGGAGCAATTTGAAAGGGAAAAAGCACAGTTAACTAGCCAAGTCACCGGGCCTCATGTTCTCAATTTTCGAGGTGAATCTGTATCTTTGAATATCACCAAGGTTTGGGTAATGCCAGAAGGCTATGGTAGTCTTCTCTGGTCGGAAGCTCAACCTAAAAAAGGTGGTGCTAGCCCCGATTTTACAAAAATCTCCACAGCAATTGTTGATATTGGGCATCAAACTATTGATTTATTGATGGTAGATAATTTCCGCTTTGCACGCGGTGCTTCTAAGAGTGAAGATTTTGGCATGAACAAGTTCTATGAATTAGTAGCTGCCGAAATTGATGGTGCAGATAGTCAGTCTTTGGCCTTAATTTCTGCTGTCAACAAACCCAAAGGCGAACGCTTTTATCGTCCTAAAGGTGCTAGTAAACCAACAAATCTAGATGATTCTCTGCCCAACTTGATAGAGCAATTTTCACGAGAAATTTGCAGTCGTGTGTTGGCTTGGTTGCCAGAACGTGTCACCGATGTGATTATCACTGGTGGTGGTGGCGAATTTTTCTGGGAAGATGTACAACGTCTACTTAAGGATGCCCAGATTAGCGCCCACTTAGCTGCTCCTTCTAGACAAGCGAACGCCTTGGGGCAGTATATTTATGGAGAGGCCCAATTATCCTCCAATCGTGCTGCTAGGGCTTAA
- a CDS encoding DedA family protein: MSSDWIKNIIESLGYWGIGLLMFVENLFPPIPSELIMPLAGYTANLPGSRLNIIGVFIAGLLGSTIGALIWYYPGKFLGEQRLRYLADKYGKWISVSSKDITKAKRWFDSQGNKAVFMGRLIPGVRTLISVPAGVSNMPLLPFLFYTTLGSAAWVGLLTYSGYLLGSQYELVDKYLAPVSKIVLGALFLVFVLWAVKRKLRNTRI; the protein is encoded by the coding sequence ATGTCATCCGACTGGATAAAAAATATTATTGAATCTCTGGGTTATTGGGGAATTGGTCTTTTAATGTTTGTAGAGAACCTGTTTCCGCCAATTCCTTCAGAATTAATCATGCCATTGGCCGGTTACACAGCCAACTTGCCAGGCTCAAGACTGAACATCATAGGTGTGTTTATTGCTGGACTTTTAGGTTCTACAATTGGCGCACTTATCTGGTATTATCCAGGGAAGTTTTTGGGTGAACAGCGTTTACGATATTTAGCAGATAAATATGGCAAGTGGATTAGTGTATCTAGCAAAGATATAACCAAAGCAAAGCGCTGGTTTGACTCTCAAGGTAACAAGGCGGTTTTCATGGGTCGTCTGATTCCGGGAGTTCGGACTTTAATTTCCGTACCGGCAGGGGTCAGTAATATGCCCTTGCTACCTTTTCTATTTTATACAACTTTAGGTAGCGCCGCCTGGGTTGGTTTGTTAACATACTCAGGGTATCTTTTAGGTAGTCAGTATGAACTTGTGGATAAGTACCTTGCCCCTGTATCCAAAATTGTACTAGGGGCTTTATTTCTGGTGTTTGTACTCTGGGCAGTCAAACGTAAGCTTAGAAACACCAGAATTTGA
- a CDS encoding Gfo/Idh/MocA family protein: MQNSMSVAEPNSHTQRNQPRPIRVGVIGVGNMGQHHTRVLSSMKDVELVGVSDINVERGLETASKYKVRFFEDYCDLLPHVEAVCIAVPTRLHYAVGINCLLAGIHVLIEKPIAASISEAESLVNAAAESQCILQVGHIERFNPAFRELSKVMKTEEVLALEAHRMSPYSDRANDVSVVLDLMIHDIDLLLELAASPVTKLTASGTRALDSGYLDYVTATLGFANGIVATLTASKVTHRKIRRIVAHCKNSFTEADFLKNEILIHRQTAASSVNDHRHYRQDGLIEKVYTTNVQPLSAELEHFVNCVHGGNQPSVGGEQALKALRLASLIEQMALEERVWNPLDWQSESRVQSLTQSI, from the coding sequence GTGCAAAATAGCATGTCAGTGGCAGAACCAAATTCACATACACAGCGCAACCAGCCACGACCGATACGCGTAGGCGTAATCGGCGTAGGTAACATGGGACAACATCACACCCGTGTACTCAGTTCAATGAAAGATGTTGAACTAGTTGGTGTTTCCGACATCAACGTCGAACGAGGCCTAGAAACCGCTAGTAAATACAAAGTGCGGTTTTTCGAAGATTACTGTGACCTGCTTCCCCATGTGGAAGCTGTGTGCATAGCTGTTCCCACTCGCTTACACTATGCTGTAGGCATCAACTGTTTGTTAGCGGGAATTCACGTTTTAATTGAAAAGCCGATCGCTGCTAGTATTTCTGAAGCAGAATCACTTGTCAATGCTGCCGCCGAGTCTCAATGTATCCTCCAAGTTGGGCATATTGAGCGCTTCAACCCAGCTTTTAGAGAACTGAGCAAAGTGATGAAAACTGAAGAAGTTCTCGCACTAGAAGCTCACCGCATGAGTCCTTACTCAGACCGCGCCAATGATGTTTCAGTCGTGCTGGATTTAATGATCCATGATATTGATTTACTGCTAGAATTGGCTGCTTCACCAGTAACAAAATTAACTGCCAGTGGAACTCGCGCCTTAGACTCTGGCTATTTGGATTATGTGACTGCAACTCTAGGGTTTGCTAATGGGATCGTTGCAACTCTAACTGCCAGCAAAGTGACTCATCGAAAAATCCGTCGCATAGTTGCCCATTGTAAAAACTCTTTCACTGAAGCAGATTTTCTCAAAAACGAAATTTTGATACACCGTCAAACTGCTGCTAGCTCAGTAAATGACCATCGCCATTACAGGCAAGATGGTTTAATTGAGAAAGTTTATACTACTAACGTTCAACCCTTGAGTGCAGAGCTTGAGCATTTTGTCAACTGTGTACACGGTGGGAATCAACCTTCTGTGGGTGGTGAACAAGCTCTTAAAGCCCTCAGATTAGCAAGTTTAATTGAGCAAATGGCTTTAGAAGAGCGGGTATGGAACCCGTTAGACTGGCAATCAGAATCAAGGGTACAATCACTGACTCAAAGCATATAA
- the queC gene encoding 7-cyano-7-deazaguanine synthase QueC has protein sequence MKAVILLSGGLDSSTILYQAKADGCECYSISFDYQQRHRRELHSAFLVAQTAGIVQHQVINFDLRLWGGSALTDDNIDLPQERSLDAMSQNIPVTYVPARNTIFLSFALAYAEAIAAQRVYIGVNALDYSGYPDCRPDYIEAMQEVFRLGTKQGREGQPINIVAPLINLKKTEIIQLGNQLGVPWNLTWSCYAGGDVACGVCDSCRLRLAAFAELGLEDPLPYAYLKGV, from the coding sequence ATGAAAGCTGTCATTTTATTATCTGGGGGATTAGACTCTTCCACAATTTTGTACCAAGCAAAAGCCGATGGTTGTGAATGTTATTCTATTTCTTTTGATTACCAGCAGCGACATCGACGAGAGCTGCACTCAGCTTTTTTGGTGGCGCAGACCGCAGGAATAGTACAACATCAAGTTATCAATTTTGACCTCCGGCTTTGGGGTGGTTCAGCATTAACCGATGACAATATCGATTTACCGCAAGAACGTTCCCTAGATGCCATGTCACAAAATATTCCTGTTACCTACGTACCAGCACGAAATACAATTTTTTTAAGTTTTGCTTTGGCTTATGCTGAAGCGATCGCCGCACAGCGAGTTTATATAGGAGTCAATGCCCTAGATTATTCAGGATATCCTGACTGTCGTCCTGACTATATCGAGGCGATGCAGGAAGTTTTCCGTCTGGGAACCAAACAAGGACGGGAGGGTCAACCCATTAACATTGTTGCTCCCTTGATTAATTTGAAAAAAACCGAAATTATTCAACTAGGCAATCAATTAGGCGTTCCCTGGAACTTAACTTGGTCATGTTATGCGGGTGGTGATGTTGCTTGCGGTGTCTGTGATTCTTGCCGCTTACGCCTAGCAGCTTTCGCAGAGTTAGGGTTAGAAGATCCGCTTCCTTATGCTTACTTGAAAGGGGTGTAG
- a CDS encoding hemolysin family protein — translation MNEFSNLSLTDVGLRLLSVLLLIVINAFFVTAEFSIVTVRRSRIHQLVQSGDIQAIAVESLQRNIDRVLSTTQLGITLSSLAVGWIGESSIAVVMRWWIKSWPLPANVNHFVAHSLSIPIAFFLIAYLQIVLGELCPKSVAMLYSEQLARFLGPAIKAIVRFFRPFIWILNQSTSYLLRLFGVEYTGQSWRPPVTPEELQLIISTERESTGLEMAERELLNNIFEFGDVTAQDVMIPRNGIIALSKDANFQNLLQQMTATGHSRYPVIGESLDDIRGIVYFRDLANPLAIGKLSLETQIQPWMRPVRFVPEHTPLSELLPMMQQEKPAMVIVVDEFGGTVGLVTIQDVIAEIIGNAGETSSSEDLLIQMLDQETFLVQAQVNLEDLNEVLHLNLPLTRQYQTLAGFLLYQLQKMPIKGEIFCYDNIEFTIVSVDGPRLHQIQLRRLG, via the coding sequence GTGAATGAATTTTCTAATTTGAGTTTGACAGATGTGGGGCTGCGGTTGCTATCAGTACTGCTGCTGATTGTGATTAATGCTTTTTTTGTCACAGCCGAGTTTTCCATCGTAACTGTTAGGCGATCGCGCATTCATCAGTTAGTTCAATCTGGGGATATTCAGGCGATCGCAGTTGAGTCACTACAGCGCAACATTGATCGAGTGTTATCAACAACCCAATTAGGTATCACCCTCTCTAGTTTAGCCGTGGGTTGGATTGGCGAAAGTTCCATTGCTGTAGTCATGCGTTGGTGGATAAAATCCTGGCCATTACCCGCCAATGTGAATCATTTTGTTGCTCATTCTCTGTCAATTCCCATTGCCTTTTTCTTGATCGCCTATCTACAGATTGTGTTAGGTGAACTGTGTCCAAAATCAGTCGCCATGCTGTACTCAGAACAGCTAGCGCGTTTTTTGGGGCCTGCTATAAAAGCGATCGTGCGTTTTTTCCGTCCCTTTATCTGGATTCTCAACCAATCCACTAGTTATCTGCTGCGGCTATTTGGCGTTGAATATACAGGTCAAAGCTGGCGACCACCAGTAACACCAGAAGAATTACAGTTAATTATCTCTACAGAGAGAGAATCTACTGGTTTGGAGATGGCAGAGAGGGAACTGCTTAATAACATCTTTGAGTTTGGTGATGTCACAGCACAAGATGTGATGATTCCCCGCAATGGCATTATTGCTCTATCTAAAGATGCTAACTTCCAAAACTTGCTCCAACAAATGACAGCCACCGGACATTCACGTTACCCCGTGATTGGCGAATCCTTAGATGACATTCGCGGTATTGTTTATTTTAGAGATTTAGCTAACCCCTTGGCGATCGGTAAGTTATCTCTAGAAACCCAAATTCAACCTTGGATGCGTCCAGTGCGGTTTGTACCGGAACATACCCCCCTCAGCGAACTATTACCTATGATGCAGCAAGAAAAGCCTGCAATGGTCATAGTAGTAGATGAATTTGGCGGTACTGTAGGACTAGTGACCATCCAAGATGTCATTGCGGAAATTATCGGCAACGCTGGCGAAACCTCAAGCAGTGAAGACTTGCTGATTCAGATGTTAGACCAGGAAACATTTTTAGTGCAAGCCCAGGTTAACTTAGAAGACCTGAACGAAGTCTTGCACCTGAATTTACCCTTAACAAGACAATATCAGACCCTAGCTGGCTTCTTACTTTATCAATTGCAAAAAATGCCCATAAAAGGCGAAATTTTCTGCTACGACAACATCGAATTTACAATAGTCTCCGTTGATGGGCCGAGGCTGCATCAGATTCAACTGCGGCGCTTGGGTTAG